In Euphorbia lathyris chromosome 10, ddEupLath1.1, whole genome shotgun sequence, the DNA window CAAACTCAATTTCAAAGATTAGCAAGGCTATGAGGAGGCTTCGACAAGGAGTGGTGAATGAAACATATCAACGTAGCTGAATTTGGACGCCGAGTTGGTATAAAGAACAATATAAAGGACAAATACTACACTTGACGTTGGATCTCCGCCACCCATGTATCAGTAGCTTGTATTGGCTTAAACAATCCACCCTAGTCCACTAGGGATTAAAAGAGTTGGACATTCAACCTTTGTGGATGGCGTGGAACTCTATGGGCTCCGAGATAGCCAATAGTGTGTGTCTTTATATGGCGAGGTTTATATATAGAGAGACCTTCCGGGACGGAATACCGACAGATATATTGATGGGATGCTAAAAGAGGACAGACCCAATCGGTAGGAGTTGGTTGACCGAGACTTGGGGAAAGTCTTACCGTTACATGGGGTTTGGCCTTGCTCAAACCTGACCCCgtgacatttggtatcagagcctaaaccAAGCGCAGTCTTTGCTGAGTGGGCGAGTGAGCCTTAACTAAGTGATGTCTTCAATACTGAATACAATCTTTGAATTGCTTTTCGATAACCTGAATCGACAGCAAACAATCAGAGAGGGGCCATAATCTGGTGTCCCCTCTCCGATACTTAAGTCAGTGGTGTTCTTAGGCATAAGAAATAACTTGAAAGCAATTAGTGAATAGTTACGAATAGTTAATATACCTGGAGCACGATGTCCAAggctatttatagataattcCATACCTAAAGTGTAATAATGTACTTTACATGTGTCAGCTCTTGTTGGGTTCGGCCAAACACCGTTCCACGTGAAGACCGTTGATttagaggtggcaatttcgtgttttgtgtcaaaatcgtgttatctcatatatatggttttatatgttataaatgttagaaaaatgatttttgtgtCAATTGTGTCTTGTCATTCAGATTGTCTCTGTAAATCGTGTTTTCGTATTAGAAATTGCCATTCCTACATTGATTAAGTTCGGCCAAACACCTTTTCACGTGTGTACCGTTGATTGGGTTCGAACTCTAATCCCTTTATGTCACTCTGCAATTTCTAGCGTGATCTAGGGATTAGGAGCGTGACCTTGAAGTTTGAAGCTCCAATTGGTCCACGTGTGAAACTATATACCTTCTCCTTGAAGCTTTCTATTTACCGCTCCAATCTTTCTCATTAGCTCATTTTGATATGGGGTATTAGCTTAGGCCCAATAAGCTGATCTGGCTGGGCCTTTGCTCTGACCCTACTTTATTTATCCTATATCAGATGCCCCTTCTTAAGCTTCTGAAAAAAGCTTTTCAGGGTTTAGGCGTATGACATGATGATGACGTtaattttgggtaaattacacccatggccactgaacttcaactCTTAGCGGTATGGCCACTGGAATgtacactttttaacattggTGGCCACTATAATCGTTGACCAACACTTTTTTACCTTTGACTCTCCTTTTTGACTGGTTCTCTCTCTTCTCATCtctttctaaaattttatattcccattttatctttaatcactttctttctctcttcatccatttctttctctctcttcattaGCCATGGCTAAAATATATAAGGTGTGGTGttgaaacaaaaatatataggATGATAAGAGAGGAAGCAATGCATATAATAGATAACGTAAGCATGTCTTGTAGTGTGAAGCTATTTCGCCAATCAAAGATTCCAAAATAGCAAGAAATGATACTATTTTTCTTCTATAAATACGTGAATCTCAAAGTTGGCTTAGTATCATTCTTCAATGGCTTCCATACCTTTCCTTTCACCCTTTAACATCATGCTTTCTTAGAAATATCAACTCACAACTGAGGAGTTCAAAGAAGGCTGGAAAGTAAATTTCTTGAAGAAAAGCTTGAATGGAGACCAAGCTATAATAAGTTCAAGTTTCCTGAAAAGGAAACAAACTCTGAAGAAGAAAGCCATGGCTGATGAAGTGAGAGAAagatagagagaaagaaagggatgaagagagaaagaaagagattaagggtaaaataggaatataaaattttagaaaaagACGAGGAGAGAGAGAACCAGTCAAAAAGGAGAGTTAAAGGTAAAATGTGTTGGTCAACGGTCATAGTGGCCACcattgttaaaaagtgtaaagttcagtggtcatatcgttaagaattgaagttcagtggccacaatgttaaaatgggtaaaagttcagtggccatggatgtaatttaccctattaatTTCGGAACGTTCCCTAATGATGACAGCTAGCTGAAACAACACGTGAGCCATCATTCTGAATTTCATCATTATTGGCTTTGGGACAAATGAAAAGCCTAAGAGAATAATGATGAAAGACCTTTCGCTACTCCTTCATTATAAATAGAGAAGATGCTTTCGCATATTTCACACTACCTCCTTGCTTTTGTCTCTACGATCTGAATCGTAAGTTTCTTGATCCTTCCTCCTtgctgttttcttttttatttctttctcatGGCTCCCAAATCTTAAAAAATTGGTTCGAAAAAGGTTCGCCTTTCCAAGGGTGCTCAACCCTCTTTGTCTCGAAACCCAGCAGAAGAAGCTCCTGCTAAAGTTTGTAGAGTAAACCCGAAGGTTCCTGCCCAGCCTTCGATAACGAGATTAGAGCTTGTGAATACAGCCGAAGAGCAATACCCCTGGCTGAAACAGATGATTATTACCATTCCCAACGAAGACGAACGAGCCAAGCATCCACCTTTTAGAAAATTGGGTATTTTTCTTCGGTACTTAAAGTGGGAAATGACCTTTCCATTACCCAGGGGTGTTGTGGCCGTCTTGAACGAATTTAATCTTAGCCCTTGCCAGATTACGTTGAATTCGTGGCTGGAACTCCTTATGTTTGATAAGGTTTGTACTGATTTGAACGTGTATCTGACCGTACATCTGTTTTGGTATTTCTGGCGGCCCACGAAGAAAGGAGATGAAGACATGGTATACTGGACTTAACATGCATTTTTGCATCCCTTTCTAAAAGAGAAAAtgcaaaatgtaaaaaatttcaagcCGAATTGGTTCTAGGTAGCACCGAATGGTGTAGATCCCAATAATCCCTATATCTGTGGGTTTCTTTTTGCCACAAAATGGAACAAAACACCCACGAAACCGGCCTCTTGCATATCCGGGCTCTAAAAGGTTCATGGAAGGTGAATTTCTTTCTTAGTTGTTGATTTGTGATTTTCTCTTGATGTAGGTATTATGGCACAATGTCTCTTCGTGCACAAATCGCATAACGAATCAAGCTAAGTGCTGCCCAACAATCACTGTTGCAGGCACTTCGTCTAATCCCGTCGTCATTCAAATCAGTGTTGAAGCTGATTCAACTACAGTGAATACCACTTTACTTGTTGCTACCGAAGTCCAGGCTGAGGAAACTGCTATTGCTGAAGAGCAAAATGAATCTGCAAGCGAAGATCTGCCTTTCGCCACCGCCGAAGCGACTGAAGATACAACCAAAGCTGATGCCTTACTCCCGATTACTGCTCCCTCTTCCAGACTCTTGCCTCAAAATGAAGTTATCGGAGAGGATGAAGAAGGCTCTCCTCGATGGATGAGTTTGCTCACTCTTTTTCTTTGTGAAGAggagcaacaacaacaacaaactctTCCAGTCCAATATGTTCCTTCATCTTATAAAGCTGGAAACACTACACAAGCTAAATCTGTTGAGAATCAAGCCACCAAGCTCCCATCCAATTCTTAACTCTAATCAAGTAAACCCGGATGACTTCATACCCACTTCACCAATTAGCGAAGAATCCGGCTTTTCAGATTTGGGCATTTCTGAAGCAGCCGGTGGAGTTGGAAGATTTAAGCATAACTGATCTTATAGCACGCATTCGACGTTTTCAACGAACCGGAGTGCCTATGGGTGACAAACCCCAAATTGTTGGAAAACGTCAAAGAGTGCATGACATAGATTATAAACCATTGTCCGAACCTGCTCCCAAACGACTCAGAACATATAAATATGAGCTGGAACGAAAAGGCAAAAATAAGAATTTACTAGCAAAGTTGCGAATGAGATAGTGAATCGAACTTCGTCGAATGTCAACCAAGAAATGCTTGACATGTTTGAGAAATATGACTGACCCTAGGTAACTTAGATTTTCATACTTATTTTCGTTTCTTCTCTATCACTTTTATCCTTCGCTAAATAAGAATCTTATGTTAATTGTACAATTGTGGCGCAAACACTATAGGGATAACGTTAGCCTCCAGATTCCCGCAATCTCTGATGACATAGCACGACTAGTCCTGAATTGAGGCAGAGTTGGTTCAGTCCTGAATTGAAACATATCAAGAGAAAGTGaaggttgatttgttaaatAAAGGCTAGGTTGTTGCCCAAGAATCTAGCGCTTCTCTCCGTGGCAAGATTGAGCCTTTAGAGATGGAGAAGGAAACATCTTAAGCTGCTTTTAACCTTTCCTTGTAAGATTTGAAAGATCAAATGAACCATACCCTAGCTACTGTTACTGAAGAGGCCAAAGCTTTGGAACTTAAATGATCTTTAAAATTTAGGGTGGTTTTTCTACGCACCCTAAAACGAATCTATCCCAATGCAAACTTCAACTTCTGGGTTCAGTTTCTTCCTCCCGAAGATATAGATGATGTTCCTGAAATTCCTTTGTTATGGGAATTTCCTGACCTTTCATTGTAATCTTTCAGTTTTTTATATATCTTTTTACCGAATGTATGTAAGTCACTTTATttgaaatatatgaaaaaaattcgCTTACTTTTCGGTAGAAgtggcaatttctgacacgaaaacacgattACAGAGCCAATCCGACTGACATGACACGATtgacacgaaaatcatttttctagcatttataacatataaaaccatatggaacataaatatgagataacacgatttttacacgaaacacgataattgccaggtctactTTTCGGCTTATATAAATGTCAGAAAAACTAAGTATCTTTTTTAGAATGTATCGACTTAATGATTTTGATTAAAATCCTTATAGTGTGCATAAGATTAAcctttaatataataaaaaaggatTCTAAGTAAAATTTTGTATAAAGGAAACTGTATTGCATTGTGTTTGACTGTCGAATGACATGAATTACAAGATATGAATCATGTACTACCAAAAGGTAGGTTTACAACAATCTTTACTGATAAAACTTTCGTAATGAAACTGCATTCCAAGTTTGGGGAATTGTTATTCCAGAGAGTTCCTAAAGTCGATATGTGTGTGTATTAACACATTCATCAATCTGAAATGGGCCTTCCCAGTTGCGTCCCACTTTTCCTTGGTCTTCTCTGGATTGAGAAGCTTCATCGTTTCTTAACACAAGATCTCATTGGAAAAATTGTCAAGGCCGTACTTGTTTATCATGAGTTGCCTTGATTTTTTGCTTATATGCTGCCATTTTTATCGAAGCCTGCTCTCTTCTTTCCTCTAAGAAGTCTGGCTTTCGGCGCATACCTTCTT includes these proteins:
- the LOC136209538 gene encoding uncharacterized protein isoform X3, with protein sequence MIITIPNEDERAKHPPFRKLGIFLRYLKWEMTFPLPRGVVAVLNEFNLSPCQITLNSWLELLMFDKVCTDLNVYLTVHLFWYFWRPTKKGDEDMVLWHNVSSCTNRITNQAKCCPTITVAGTSSNPVVIQISVEADSTTVNTTLLVATEVQAEETAIAEEQNESASEDLPFATAEATEDTTKADALLPITAPSSRLLPQNEVIGEDEEGSPRWMSLLTLFLCEEEQQQQQTLPVQYVPSSYKAGNTTQAKSVENQATKLPSNS